From a region of the Candidatus Jettenia caeni genome:
- a CDS encoding two-component response regulator has product MKAKILIIDDEENIRFTFESFLSDEGYDVKTASNYHEAINSIGTSDFDLIFADIILEGKTGIDILKKVKEKKLACPVVMITGAPNIETSLDALRLGAFDYILKPVRQETLLHVTEKALQHKVLVDEKERYRSNLEAIFSSVKDAIVTVDKELIVLEVNEATKGMCNLSRNAIGKPFASFPKYCNEECLHALEKTIQTKQPVEIYRLECKHELRPHQVVNVTTYPLLYNKSIFAGAVLVIRDETHLVDLERDMKERQQLHNIVGKSDKMQTIYSLIENLSDVQTTVLITGESGTGKELVAEALHYKGGRDKKPFVRVNCSALSENLLESELFGHVKGAFTGAVSNRVGRFEKANGGTIFLDEIGDITPRTQLQLLRVLQEREFEKVGDSTPIKVDVRVIAATNQNLKEKIERGEFRKDLYYRLKVVEITLPPLRDRREDIPLLVNFFLNKFNKKLNKEITGISSDVQKIFMEYQWPGNVRELEHIIEHAFVLCHQDTITVNHLPPDLKEFLGQKISFLGDMKVDEPKAILQALKKTSWNKVMAAHLLGMSRRTIYRKIHNYKIKMRDS; this is encoded by the coding sequence ATGAAGGCTAAAATTCTTATTATCGATGACGAAGAAAACATCAGATTTACCTTTGAGAGTTTTCTTTCGGACGAGGGGTATGATGTAAAAACTGCCAGCAATTACCATGAGGCAATAAACTCGATCGGTACCTCTGATTTTGATTTAATTTTTGCTGATATTATCCTGGAAGGTAAAACCGGAATTGACATTCTAAAAAAAGTTAAGGAAAAAAAACTTGCATGTCCGGTTGTTATGATTACCGGGGCTCCTAATATCGAAACATCCTTAGATGCGCTGAGATTAGGCGCCTTTGACTATATTCTCAAACCGGTGCGGCAGGAAACCCTCCTGCACGTTACCGAAAAGGCATTACAGCACAAAGTATTGGTGGATGAAAAGGAACGATATCGATCAAACCTCGAGGCAATCTTTAGCAGTGTCAAAGATGCAATTGTTACCGTAGATAAGGAATTGATTGTGCTTGAGGTTAACGAAGCAACAAAAGGTATGTGCAATTTATCCCGCAACGCAATTGGAAAACCCTTCGCTTCCTTTCCGAAATATTGCAATGAAGAGTGTCTCCATGCACTTGAGAAAACCATTCAAACAAAACAACCGGTAGAAATATATCGCCTGGAGTGTAAACATGAGCTTCGTCCACACCAGGTGGTAAATGTTACGACATATCCTCTCCTGTACAATAAAAGTATATTTGCCGGGGCAGTGCTGGTAATAAGAGACGAGACGCACCTGGTAGATCTTGAGCGGGATATGAAGGAACGTCAACAGTTACATAATATCGTAGGCAAGAGTGATAAAATGCAAACGATTTATTCCCTCATAGAAAACTTATCGGATGTTCAGACAACCGTCCTCATTACGGGAGAAAGCGGAACCGGCAAGGAGTTAGTTGCTGAGGCGCTCCATTATAAAGGGGGAAGGGATAAGAAGCCCTTTGTAAGGGTAAACTGTTCAGCTTTATCGGAGAATTTGCTTGAGAGTGAGCTTTTTGGACACGTGAAAGGCGCTTTTACCGGTGCTGTCAGCAATAGAGTGGGCAGGTTTGAAAAGGCAAATGGTGGAACCATTTTTTTAGATGAAATAGGCGATATTACACCCCGTACACAACTGCAGCTCTTGAGAGTATTACAGGAAAGAGAGTTTGAAAAAGTTGGCGATTCAACTCCCATTAAAGTGGATGTTCGCGTCATTGCTGCTACGAACCAGAATCTGAAGGAAAAAATCGAGCGCGGTGAATTCCGGAAAGATCTTTACTATCGTCTCAAGGTTGTTGAAATAACCTTGCCACCATTAAGAGATCGTCGGGAGGATATACCGCTCCTGGTGAATTTCTTTTTAAATAAGTTCAATAAAAAATTAAATAAAGAGATTACCGGTATTTCTTCCGATGTTCAAAAGATATTCATGGAATATCAATGGCCTGGCAATGTCAGAGAGCTGGAGCATATCATAGAGCATGCCTTTGTCCTTTGCCATCAGGATACCATAACCGTGAATCATCTTCCGCCTGATTTAAAGGAATTTCTCGGGCAAAAAATCTCTTTCCTTGGAGATATGAAAGTTGATGAACCAAAGGCAATTCTTCAGGCGCTGAAAAAGACCTCATGGAATAAGGTCATGGCTGCGCATCTGCTCGGTATGAGCCGAAGAACTATTTATCGGAAAATCCATAATTACAAGATAAAGATGAGGGATTCATAG
- a CDS encoding transcriptional regulator, with amino-acid sequence MKAKILVIDDEESIRFTFERFLQDEGYEVIAVKDYNEALRKVLDSNFDLIFADVILENNTGIDFLREIRKKSFNSPVVMITGSPNIETASDALRLGAFDYIPKPVRQETLLRITKIALQHKELVDEKEKYRSNLEAIFSSVKDAIITVDKELLVLEINEAAKGICNLSRDAIGQPLGSISKFCNGQCLNALEETIKEKQPVEIYRLECKHKFHSQQVVNVTTYPLLDNKGVFSGAILVVRDETHLADLERDMKERQQFHNIIGKSEKMQLIYSLMENLADVQTTVLVTGESGTGKELVAEALHYKGERNNKPFVKVNCSALSENLLESELFGHVKGAFTGAVQDRIGRFQKANSGTIFLDEIGDISPRMQLQLLRVLQEREFERVGDSTPIRVDVRVVAATNQNLKEKIRRGEFREDLYYRLKVVEVNLPPLRDRREDIPLLVNHFLNKFNKKLTKEIVAVSSDVQKIFMEYQWPGNIRELEHTLEHAFILCRQKTITVNHLPSAFKDFVGTKTSFLEDMKIDEPQAILQALKKASWNKAMAARLLGMSRRTIYRKIHDYKIKIQDL; translated from the coding sequence ATGAAGGCAAAAATTCTTGTAATCGATGACGAAGAAAGTATCCGTTTTACCTTTGAAAGATTCCTTCAGGATGAGGGATATGAGGTAATTGCTGTCAAAGATTATAATGAAGCTTTACGAAAGGTCTTGGATTCAAATTTTGATTTAATATTTGCAGATGTTATCCTGGAGAACAATACAGGGATTGATTTCCTGAGAGAAATCAGAAAGAAAAGTTTTAATTCTCCGGTTGTTATGATAACGGGAAGCCCCAATATCGAGACTGCATCCGATGCCCTCAGATTGGGCGCTTTTGATTATATTCCAAAGCCTGTGCGCCAGGAAACCTTGTTGCGCATTACCAAAATAGCATTGCAGCACAAGGAGTTAGTCGATGAAAAGGAGAAGTACCGGTCAAATTTAGAGGCCATTTTCAGTAGCGTCAAAGACGCAATTATTACGGTAGATAAGGAACTGCTTGTACTTGAAATTAATGAAGCGGCAAAAGGCATTTGTAATTTATCACGGGATGCTATCGGTCAGCCGTTAGGCTCCATATCAAAATTCTGCAACGGACAGTGTCTCAATGCGCTTGAGGAAACGATTAAGGAAAAACAGCCGGTAGAAATATATCGTTTAGAATGCAAACATAAATTCCATTCGCAACAGGTTGTGAACGTTACCACCTATCCGCTCCTGGATAATAAAGGCGTATTTTCCGGGGCAATATTAGTGGTGCGGGATGAGACACATCTGGCAGATCTTGAGCGGGATATGAAAGAGCGTCAGCAATTTCATAATATCATAGGAAAAAGTGAAAAGATGCAGTTGATTTACTCTCTGATGGAAAACCTGGCAGATGTGCAAACAACAGTTCTGGTTACCGGAGAAAGTGGAACAGGCAAGGAGTTGGTTGCTGAGGCGCTCCATTATAAAGGCGAGCGTAATAATAAGCCTTTTGTTAAGGTAAACTGCTCGGCTTTATCAGAGAATTTGCTTGAGAGTGAGCTTTTTGGACACGTGAAAGGCGCTTTTACCGGCGCTGTTCAGGATAGAATCGGCAGGTTTCAAAAGGCAAATAGCGGAACTATCTTTTTAGATGAGATAGGAGACATATCACCCCGGATGCAATTACAGCTCTTAAGGGTATTGCAGGAAAGGGAATTTGAGAGGGTTGGAGACTCGACGCCTATCCGTGTGGATGTCCGGGTTGTTGCTGCTACCAATCAAAATTTAAAGGAAAAAATACGGCGCGGTGAGTTCCGTGAGGATCTGTATTACCGTCTGAAGGTAGTAGAAGTGAATTTACCACCATTAAGAGACCGGAGGGAGGATATACCACTCCTGGTTAATCATTTCTTAAATAAGTTCAATAAGAAGTTAACGAAGGAAATTGTAGCAGTTTCTTCCGATGTTCAAAAGATATTCATGGAATATCAATGGCCTGGTAATATCAGGGAACTGGAGCATACCCTTGAACATGCGTTTATTCTTTGTCGCCAAAAGACCATTACCGTTAATCACTTACCAAGTGCGTTTAAGGATTTTGTTGGAACAAAGACATCCTTTCTGGAAGATATGAAGATTGATGAGCCTCAGGCCATCCTTCAGGCATTGAAAAAAGCATCATGGAATAAAGCAATGGCAGCCCGCTTATTGGGAATGAGCCGACGTACCATATACCGAAAAATTCATGATTACAAAATAAAAATACAGGACTTATAA
- a CDS encoding transcriptional regulator, protein MEISKFIYTLTENEQARLLLAGLNDLAYIYDTEGNIVFVNKVFEKLTGHKAEEFFGKPFTSLFEEDDIKKALDTYTRTLQGESPHYEIYFRNTKVFCEYKNSLLTDERGNIIGVAGIARDITLRKEREEELKALNKSLEKRVVEHSTKLMKINEELTEEMNDHKRIEAEFKQDIEKLQRSLRIIIHILASAIESKDIFAVDHQKRVTRLARCIAEEMGLLKDRVDSICLAAALHDIGKVSVPAEILGKVEQLTESELNVLKAHSRVGYDIVREIEFPSPVAQIVLQHHERIDGSGYPMRLTSKDILLEAKILSVADVVEAISFPRPYRSTFGLDNALEEISRNKGILYDFNVVNACLTVFHEKGFTFEQELYSNVKLLDDVLLRR, encoded by the coding sequence TTGGAGATATCAAAATTTATTTATACATTGACTGAAAATGAACAGGCAAGGCTATTGCTCGCTGGCTTGAATGACCTTGCGTATATCTATGATACAGAGGGAAATATTGTATTTGTAAACAAAGTATTTGAGAAGCTGACAGGACATAAAGCGGAAGAATTCTTTGGAAAACCATTCACGTCCCTTTTTGAAGAAGATGATATAAAAAAGGCACTGGATACTTATACAAGAACGCTTCAGGGGGAGAGCCCACACTATGAAATCTATTTTAGAAATACAAAAGTATTCTGTGAGTATAAAAATTCTCTTTTGACAGATGAGAGGGGAAATATAATTGGAGTTGCTGGTATTGCCAGAGATATTACCCTTCGTAAGGAACGCGAAGAAGAGTTGAAAGCACTTAACAAATCTTTAGAAAAACGGGTAGTTGAACATTCAACAAAACTTATGAAGATAAATGAAGAATTAACAGAAGAAATGAACGATCACAAACGGATAGAGGCGGAATTCAAACAAGATATTGAGAAGTTACAGAGGTCTTTAAGGATAATTATTCATATCCTTGCCTCTGCGATTGAGTCGAAAGACATCTTTGCGGTTGATCACCAAAAACGTGTAACCCGGCTTGCCCGATGTATAGCAGAAGAGATGGGTCTTTTAAAGGACAGGGTTGATAGTATCTGTTTGGCAGCCGCTCTCCATGATATAGGAAAAGTGTCTGTGCCGGCAGAGATCCTTGGAAAAGTTGAGCAGCTTACCGAGAGCGAGTTGAATGTGCTTAAGGCTCATTCGAGGGTAGGCTATGATATAGTAAGAGAAATAGAATTTCCTTCCCCTGTTGCTCAAATTGTGCTTCAGCATCATGAAAGAATTGATGGTTCCGGATATCCTATGCGTCTGACAAGTAAAGATATACTTTTGGAAGCCAAGATTTTAAGTGTGGCCGATGTTGTAGAGGCGATATCCTTTCCTCGTCCTTATCGGTCAACCTTTGGTCTGGATAATGCGCTGGAGGAGATCTCCCGAAACAAGGGCATTCTTTACGATTTTAATGTGGTGAACGCCTGTCTGACTGTTTTTCATGAAAAAGGATTTACCTTTGAACAGGAATTATACTCAAATGTAAAACTTCTCGACGATGTTTTATTGAGGAGATAA